The DNA sequence CTCGGCATAGGAGGAGACATAGGAATGCTGTTGATAGCTGTATTTACTGCTTCCGGCCATTTTATAACGTTGGAAATTTAGTGACACACATGAAACGTGAGCACAGGCATGCCGAACGGAAAGGAAAAGTGGAGGATTCTAAATTCAGAAATCAAAAATTGTCCggatgttgtaaagaaaacagaGAACGGTACATGACCGATATTAAACAACAAGATGAAGATAAACATATTACTCTCAATGACAAAGAATCGATCACCGATATTAGTTACCAAAGAGCTAAAAggagaaaaacaaacaataaatgtttAGTAATGGATGTAGATGACACATATAGCAAATCAGATTATAAAGATGATATGAATGAAGATGAGCTCTATGAAGATAAACTTCAAGATGAGTTTGAAAACACTGAAGATGAGCTCAGTAATGATACAGTAGAAAATGAGgttgaaaacaaagacatttacTGTGCTCTTGAGCAAGAAGTATACACTTATTGTAACAGTGATAATAACGAGTCTGACAATTATATAGACAACACAACGAGCGAAAACAGAAGTAAAGAACAGAGAGAAGAAATAGATGAAGAAGGGATAATGAAAAACATGCACACCGAGAACAACGCTGATGGATATAATGAAACGGCAACATCAACTGAGAAAGATTCCAAAGACTCCGACAGATATTTAAGAAACCTAATGAACTGTGCTTTCTGTGAATTCAGTGCtagaaatttaaaagaattacaaaaacacTTAGATGATCATGACAATGATATAAATATCCCAGAATGTACTGATGACGACAATTTACCTGAGCATTCTTATACCAGCCTTATAGACAGCACATCTCTGTCCGAAACAAGTATAATTATGGACAATGAGAATAACATGTTTTTATGCATGCAAAGTATTGGAACCGGAAGCAACAACACAGATGAAGAAACCAGTCTTCTGAAAACAACAGACTCGGGCGACAAAGTGTTAAGAATTGTAGATGACGCTGAAAGTATATGCGGAAGCAAAAGGTCGACAGACTCACATTCTGTCCAATACCCTGAAGAATCAAGTGGTGCTTTAAATATATTCAGTGTATGTGCGTCCAAGAttgaaaatgatgatgaattCAAAAAGAGGCCATTTGCCTGCTCCAAGTGCTTTTTTAAAACAGGTAACCTGGAACACTTAAAAATCCACGTAGAAGCCCATTTGTATGACACTATAAGAACAGCACATAAAGTTAAACGAAGAAATTTGTCTCACGGGACAGTAGCGCAGCATCCAGGAAATAACAAATTAAACGATGCAACGATTCAACAGAAGGATTTACGGTATTCAGAAAGTGATGAAAACTGTCTTATTGGAAGGCTCAGTAAGAAAGATTTTAAGAAACATAGAAAGTGTTACACAGAGCATCAAACTGGTGAAGAGGCAACCTTTGAATGTTTGGTTTGTGTGATAGGTACTCATTTTGAAACCAGggaagaaatacaggaacatttttcaaagaaacataaaaaaCTTAGAGAAAAAATTTGTGAAACATGTTCACATTGTTCAAAACCGTTTCCGTAATAACTAAAAATCGTATTTCAGTTGCTGTGTTACAGccttttacatttacatttacgtGAAATGAAATGTTGATGAAATATCCTCCTTGTAAACGTGTGTAGAACTTTTTCTTATGACTTAATTGTTACTGCAGTGTTGCACGAAAATACATTTGTCGTACTCTATTACGTCAGTATATATGAAATACATTGACCTACGTTTTAGTTTTACATATCTACCTGATGACAGTAATTGATTCTTCATAATtcaaacaggattttttttttcaattaaaaaataatgtatatatagcagaaccatgtatTAACATATGGTTGTACGCCTGTGGAATTATTCTCAAGGgctaatttgttttttttatgtaaacaggTTGATGAAATATTTCATGGCGCATGTATGGCGCTAAAATTTAGAAGGTCGACGTGACCGTGCCTTAACAATGTTAAAATA is a window from the Mercenaria mercenaria strain notata chromosome 7, MADL_Memer_1, whole genome shotgun sequence genome containing:
- the LOC128558535 gene encoding uncharacterized protein DDB_G0283697-like, giving the protein MVQRYLCRSPASRSVDPFIQYLTNGSNEFIVNGESHSASRNEKSRRSTSKTSPKNAERKSTSKSAHWRKRNEQNRFQCDKCPYSTLHRDLGRHMKRHEDVRFPCDICNMPFMLRAYLNSHKEAVHGIQRKNARKIHKCPECDYTTRHDSDISRHRRRHRNAVDSCIYCFRPFYNVGNLVTHMKREHRHAERKGKVEDSKFRNQKLSGCCKENRERYMTDIKQQDEDKHITLNDKESITDISYQRAKRRKTNNKCLVMDVDDTYSKSDYKDDMNEDELYEDKLQDEFENTEDELSNDTVENEVENKDIYCALEQEVYTYCNSDNNESDNYIDNTTSENRSKEQREEIDEEGIMKNMHTENNADGYNETATSTEKDSKDSDRYLRNLMNCAFCEFSARNLKELQKHLDDHDNDINIPECTDDDNLPEHSYTSLIDSTSLSETSIIMDNENNMFLCMQSIGTGSNNTDEETSLLKTTDSGDKVLRIVDDAESICGSKRSTDSHSVQYPEESSGALNIFSVCASKIENDDEFKKRPFACSKCFFKTGNLEHLKIHVEAHLYDTIRTAHKVKRRNLSHGTVAQHPGNNKLNDATIQQKDLRYSESDENCLIGRLSKKDFKKHRKCYTEHQTGEEATFECLVCVIGTHFETREEIQEHFSKKHKKLREKICETCSHCSKPFP